The following are from one region of the Amedibacterium intestinale genome:
- a CDS encoding deoxyribonuclease IV, whose protein sequence is MKIGSHVSMSAPDYVLGSVKEALSYGANALMLYTGAPQNTRRKDMSELKIEEALRLMDEKGIERSSVIVHAPYIINLANCMRQETFELGVEFLQKEIERVKALQASILVLHPGSHVKAGEEAGLQKIVEGLDLAMEHVDDVQIAIETMAGKGSELGYAFSHIRYLIDHVKHPENIKVCMDTCHLHDAGFDLKDFDKILDEFDEIIGLDRLVCMHINDSKNVQGARKDRHANIGFGEIGYDVLSSIVHNPRVAHVVKILETPYVEDKPPYRFEIEMLKNKVFDEHIMDKIINQ, encoded by the coding sequence ATGAAAATAGGTAGTCATGTATCTATGTCTGCGCCAGATTATGTGCTGGGGTCTGTAAAAGAGGCTTTGTCTTATGGAGCAAATGCGCTAATGCTTTATACAGGTGCTCCGCAAAATACGAGAAGAAAAGATATGAGCGAACTTAAAATTGAGGAAGCTTTACGCTTGATGGATGAAAAGGGGATTGAAAGAAGCAGTGTTATTGTACATGCCCCTTATATCATTAATCTTGCGAACTGTATGCGACAGGAAACTTTTGAATTAGGAGTGGAGTTTTTACAAAAGGAAATTGAACGTGTAAAAGCTCTGCAAGCAAGCATTCTTGTTTTACATCCTGGAAGCCATGTAAAAGCTGGGGAAGAAGCAGGATTGCAAAAGATTGTAGAAGGATTGGATTTGGCAATGGAACATGTAGATGATGTTCAGATTGCGATTGAAACGATGGCTGGCAAAGGCAGTGAATTAGGTTATGCTTTTTCCCATATTCGCTATCTGATCGATCATGTAAAACATCCTGAAAATATTAAAGTATGTATGGATACCTGCCATTTGCATGATGCAGGTTTTGATTTGAAGGACTTCGATAAAATTTTAGATGAGTTTGATGAAATCATAGGTTTGGATCGTCTTGTCTGCATGCATATTAATGATTCTAAAAATGTACAGGGTGCTAGAAAAGATCGTCATGCCAATATTGGGTTTGGAGAAATTGGATACGATGTTTTATCATCGATTGTACATAATCCACGAGTTGCACATGTCGTAAAAATCTTAGAAACTCCATACGTAGAGGATAAACCACCTTATCGTTTTGAAATTGAAATGTTAAAAAACAAGGTGTTTGATGAACATATTATGGATAAAATCATAAATCAGTAA
- the ispG gene encoding flavodoxin-dependent (E)-4-hydroxy-3-methylbut-2-enyl-diphosphate synthase: MKRTETRSIKVGNLTIGGQNKVVIQSMCNTKTKDIEKTIQQILDLEQAGCELVRMAIIDEEDACAISEIKKHTHIPLVADIHYDYRLAIKAVENGIDKIRLNPGNIGKKENVEAVVNVCKEHNIPIRIGINSGSLEKDIHEKYGKPTAEGMMESAQRHVQILEDLDFHDICLSFKSSDPLLCIEAYRLASKTFPYPLHLGVTEAGTFIGSAIKSSMALGTLLNEGIGDTIRISVNGDPINEITIVKQLLKCCKLLNNTPNLIACPTCGRTAWDMQPVVNEIEKFLTNINCDVNVAIMGCAVNGPGEAKHADIAIAGGKKEGLLIKKGVIIEKLPQEKIVDRLKEEILAFEKEHSNK, translated from the coding sequence TTGAAAAGAACAGAAACTCGATCAATAAAGGTTGGTAATTTAACAATTGGAGGACAAAATAAAGTTGTCATTCAATCCATGTGTAATACCAAAACCAAAGACATTGAAAAAACAATTCAACAGATTTTAGATTTAGAACAAGCAGGATGTGAACTTGTTCGCATGGCTATCATAGATGAAGAAGATGCCTGTGCAATTTCTGAAATAAAAAAACACACCCATATACCATTAGTAGCTGATATTCATTATGATTATCGTTTGGCAATCAAGGCAGTCGAAAATGGAATTGATAAAATTCGATTGAATCCAGGTAACATTGGCAAAAAAGAGAATGTAGAAGCTGTTGTAAATGTATGCAAAGAACACAATATACCTATTCGTATTGGTATCAACAGTGGTTCTCTAGAAAAAGATATTCATGAGAAATATGGAAAACCTACAGCAGAAGGTATGATGGAAAGTGCACAAAGACATGTACAAATACTTGAAGACTTAGATTTTCATGATATCTGTCTATCATTTAAGTCCAGTGACCCGCTGCTTTGTATAGAAGCATATCGACTAGCTTCTAAAACATTTCCTTACCCATTGCATTTAGGTGTTACGGAAGCAGGCACATTTATTGGAAGTGCAATCAAAAGCAGTATGGCACTAGGGACTTTGTTAAATGAAGGTATTGGAGATACGATTCGAATCAGCGTAAATGGTGATCCAATCAATGAAATCACAATTGTGAAACAGCTATTAAAATGTTGTAAACTTTTAAACAATACACCTAATTTAATTGCCTGTCCTACATGTGGGCGTACCGCATGGGATATGCAGCCAGTAGTAAATGAAATTGAAAAGTTTCTCACAAACATCAATTGCGATGTTAATGTTGCAATCATGGGATGTGCAGTAAATGGTCCTGGGGAAGCTAAACATGCAGATATAGCAATTGCTGGAGGAAAAAAAGAAGGATTATTAATAAAAAAAGGAGTCATCATTGAAAAACTTCCTCAAGAGAAAATCGTAGATCGATTAAAGGAAGAAATTCTTGCTTTTGAAAAAGAACATTCAAATAAATAA
- a CDS encoding peptidoglycan D,D-transpeptidase FtsI family protein — protein MLRNPFRDLDQKQLSRSSDILKSQNDYFKIVNKRIFIFSLIIVILFSCIIVRLLFLQVRDKELYTDKLAAYSQKEESTPTPRGQMYDRNGNLVVKTASSHNIIYYPPKDVTSDEKWELAQKFTKQFKYEAKNMTKSDYEDLYMFLHTDENGKKDRGMSLLTPEEQKSKNYEKILRSRITEDMVNEIADEATKNAFAVYLSMNKAPAEHTKVIVEDASNEDVAYLMEHKEAFPGFDVDFGSWKREYPYKNMLRDVLGSVTTSSQGVPYEQKDYYESLGYALTDRVGSSGLEKQYESILKGTPRVSEVSFDENGIATLNEVSSGKKGYDLHLTIDAELQSKVDKIVQDTLKKYAGTSGRENLEKAFVVLMNPKTGEIYSMSGALKNKNDIINYSSGAYLDAYMPGSVVKGATVYMMLNEGIQTRTSTELDAPMYIAGTEVMKSYMNMGVVNAITALEQSSNVYMFKSTIKLAGGTYRENQPLNIDYTQTLNTYEKMRNYYTMFGLGTKTGLDVPNEVTGLAYTPTTAGQLLHYSIGQFETFTPIQLAQYVSMIANDGNRIQPKLVNYATEINSDYVVYENKTNVLGTINGSIEDLETVQDGFKACVEGNHCGLALKNMDKKIASKTGTAQVVVDGKNLVNQTQIGYAPYDDPEVSFVCSTPTSANDTSNAAASLCTTEILPQVLEEFFKIYK, from the coding sequence ATGCTGCGTAATCCGTTTCGTGACTTAGATCAAAAACAGCTTAGTCGCAGTTCAGATATATTAAAATCACAGAATGATTATTTTAAAATTGTAAATAAAAGAATTTTTATTTTTTCTTTAATTATTGTTATACTTTTTTCCTGTATTATTGTTCGTTTGCTGTTTTTACAGGTAAGAGATAAAGAGCTTTATACTGACAAGCTGGCTGCATATTCACAAAAAGAAGAATCAACCCCTACGCCAAGAGGACAAATGTATGATAGAAATGGTAATTTAGTTGTGAAAACGGCCTCTTCTCATAATATTATTTATTATCCGCCCAAAGATGTTACTTCTGATGAAAAATGGGAATTAGCCCAAAAATTTACGAAACAATTTAAGTATGAGGCAAAGAACATGACAAAATCAGATTATGAGGATTTGTATATGTTTTTACATACAGATGAGAATGGAAAGAAAGACAGAGGGATGAGTTTGTTGACTCCTGAAGAACAAAAATCAAAGAATTATGAAAAGATTCTCCGCTCACGTATTACAGAAGACATGGTTAATGAAATTGCAGATGAAGCTACAAAAAATGCATTTGCTGTATATTTATCCATGAATAAAGCTCCAGCAGAACATACAAAGGTTATTGTAGAAGATGCAAGCAATGAAGATGTTGCGTATTTAATGGAACATAAAGAAGCTTTTCCGGGATTCGATGTCGATTTTGGTTCATGGAAAAGAGAATATCCATATAAGAATATGCTAAGAGATGTACTAGGTTCTGTCACTACATCGTCTCAAGGTGTTCCATATGAGCAGAAAGACTATTATGAATCTTTAGGATATGCATTAACAGATCGTGTTGGCAGCAGTGGTTTGGAAAAACAATATGAAAGTATTTTAAAGGGAACGCCTAGAGTAAGTGAAGTTAGTTTTGATGAAAATGGGATTGCGACATTAAATGAAGTATCAAGTGGAAAAAAAGGATATGATTTACATTTGACAATTGATGCTGAATTGCAGTCCAAAGTAGATAAAATCGTGCAGGATACCCTTAAAAAATATGCAGGAACTAGTGGACGAGAAAATTTGGAAAAAGCATTTGTGGTGCTAATGAATCCTAAAACAGGTGAAATATATTCTATGAGCGGGGCATTAAAAAACAAAAATGATATCATTAATTATTCTAGTGGTGCTTATTTGGATGCCTATATGCCGGGTTCTGTTGTTAAGGGGGCAACGGTATACATGATGTTGAATGAAGGTATACAAACACGTACAAGTACGGAACTGGATGCCCCAATGTATATTGCAGGTACAGAGGTTATGAAATCTTATATGAATATGGGTGTTGTAAATGCGATTACTGCTTTAGAACAATCAAGTAACGTATATATGTTTAAATCTACAATTAAACTTGCTGGAGGCACTTATAGAGAAAATCAGCCTTTAAATATTGACTATACACAGACACTGAACACTTATGAAAAAATGCGCAACTATTATACGATGTTTGGATTAGGTACAAAAACGGGATTAGATGTGCCTAATGAAGTTACAGGCTTAGCTTATACTCCGACAACAGCAGGTCAATTGCTGCATTATTCCATTGGGCAGTTTGAAACGTTTACGCCTATTCAGCTAGCGCAATATGTATCTATGATTGCCAATGATGGGAATAGGATTCAGCCTAAACTTGTTAATTATGCAACGGAAATTAACAGTGATTATGTTGTCTATGAAAATAAAACAAATGTTTTAGGCACAATAAATGGAAGCATTGAAGATTTGGAAACCGTGCAGGATGGATTTAAAGCTTGTGTGGAAGGGAATCATTGTGGTCTGGCATTAAAGAATATGGATAAGAAAATTGCATCAAAAACAGGTACGGCACAGGTTGTTGTTGATGGAAAAAATCTGGTAAATCAAACCCAGATAGGTTATGCACCATATGATGATCCAGAGGTTTCCTTTGTATGCAGTACACCAACTTCTGCTAACGATACATCAAATGCGGCAGCTAGCTTATGTACAACAGAAATATTGCCGCAGGTATTGGAAGAGTTCTTCAAAATATATAAATAG
- the rpmG gene encoding 50S ribosomal protein L33: MRDRITFKCSECGEENYIGTRNKRKNPERMQIQKYCPRCNKKTLHKEKK, translated from the coding sequence ATGAGAGACAGAATAACATTCAAATGTTCAGAATGTGGTGAAGAAAACTACATTGGAACAAGAAATAAACGTAAAAATCCAGAACGTATGCAAATTCAGAAATATTGCCCACGTTGTAACAAAAAAACTTTACATAAGGAGAAAAAATAA
- a CDS encoding MBL fold metallo-hydrolase, whose translation MKDIQCYVLGMVQVNTYLLWKDNHVLIIDPGTASKRLFEAIDERQGIVDGIVLTHAHFDHIGGIDAIVKKYQCSLYMNDLDEELLTNSRLNFSIGEEIIVHTKPETLLPGVHTIGNFEITFIDAPGHSEGSSMILWDDNLFSGDVLFQGSIGRTDLATSSNTKMMQSLRKIREMDPNLKVYPGHGPASTLKDELLYNPYLQF comes from the coding sequence ATGAAAGACATACAGTGTTACGTATTGGGTATGGTGCAGGTAAATACTTATCTTTTATGGAAGGATAATCATGTTTTAATTATCGATCCGGGGACGGCTTCTAAGAGGTTGTTTGAAGCTATTGATGAGCGTCAAGGTATTGTGGATGGCATTGTATTAACACATGCTCATTTTGATCACATTGGCGGTATAGATGCAATTGTAAAAAAATATCAGTGTTCTTTGTATATGAATGATTTAGATGAAGAGTTATTAACGAATTCTCGTCTAAACTTTTCTATTGGAGAAGAAATCATCGTGCATACAAAACCTGAAACATTACTCCCAGGCGTACATACGATCGGTAATTTTGAGATTACATTTATTGATGCTCCTGGTCACAGTGAAGGTTCCAGCATGATTTTATGGGATGATAATCTTTTTAGTGGAGATGTATTGTTTCAGGGAAGTATTGGACGTACGGATCTAGCAACAAGTTCAAACACAAAAATGATGCAGAGCTTAAGAAAAATCAGGGAAATGGATCCAAATTTGAAAGTTTATCCTGGACATGGTCCAGCGAGTACTTTGAAAGATGAGCTGTTATATAATCCATATTTACAATTTTAA
- a CDS encoding ATPase, T2SS/T4P/T4SS family yields MKKKIEQLLSMAMEHDVSDIHFLVRGKYMQVTMRTINGLEEMNSSAFDIMLFNYLKYLSNMDLGNGARAQSGNFTYTYQGNELFFRFSLLSTIEKQTGVLRILNAKKELDIYSLSEDKTITESFLRWTQSRCGMVVLSGPTGSGKTTTLHAILHHIAEKQKLRVVSLEDPIEILDDSYLQLQINEQSRFSYEEGIRQLLRHDPDVIMIGEIRDVSTARMVLRCALSGHMVFTTVHAKSCEETLKRLEELGIRKEDLKGTLSAVCAQRIYKRKKGKGRVCLYEILEKKELSGYFQNNELDKKHRTIFDIIQNAADKGIIDKEDAKLDLYAS; encoded by the coding sequence ATGAAAAAGAAAATAGAACAATTATTATCTATGGCAATGGAACATGATGTCAGTGATATTCATTTTTTAGTGAGAGGAAAATATATGCAGGTTACGATGCGTACGATTAATGGTTTAGAGGAAATGAATAGTAGTGCTTTTGATATTATGCTTTTTAATTATTTGAAATATTTGTCAAATATGGATTTGGGAAATGGTGCTAGAGCACAAAGTGGAAATTTTACATATACGTATCAAGGAAATGAATTGTTTTTTCGTTTTTCTTTGCTTTCAACAATCGAAAAACAAACAGGTGTATTACGAATTTTAAACGCAAAGAAAGAGTTGGATATCTATTCATTAAGTGAAGATAAAACAATTACGGAATCTTTTTTAAGATGGACACAGTCAAGATGTGGAATGGTTGTGTTAAGTGGTCCAACAGGGAGTGGGAAAACCACTACACTGCATGCCATATTACACCATATTGCAGAAAAACAAAAACTTCGTGTTGTTTCTTTGGAAGATCCGATTGAAATCCTAGATGACAGTTATCTACAATTACAAATCAATGAACAATCTCGTTTTTCTTATGAGGAAGGAATTCGTCAGCTTCTTCGTCATGATCCAGATGTTATTATGATTGGAGAAATTAGAGATGTTTCAACGGCAAGAATGGTATTGCGATGTGCTTTATCTGGACACATGGTATTTACGACAGTTCATGCAAAATCATGCGAAGAAACTTTAAAAAGATTAGAAGAGCTGGGAATTCGAAAAGAGGATTTGAAAGGTACTTTAAGTGCTGTTTGTGCACAACGTATTTATAAAAGAAAAAAAGGAAAGGGGAGAGTCTGTCTATATGAAATCTTGGAGAAAAAAGAATTATCAGGATACTTCCAAAACAATGAACTTGATAAAAAACATCGAACCATTTTTGACATCATTCAAAATGCAGCTGACAAGGGAATTATCGATAAAGAAGACGCGAAACTTGATTTGTACGCTTCCTAA
- a CDS encoding type II secretion system F family protein gives MNVQKDSLFSLCINSCEEQLCNGIDFIDVLQKTEMLNELFHKMIPIGIITSSISELLEIFMQQQELIWKKKVKKIGIFIQLLSYSFVAILVLVVYQLMLLPLSMLEQF, from the coding sequence ATGAATGTACAGAAAGATAGCTTGTTTTCACTTTGTATCAATTCTTGTGAAGAACAATTATGCAATGGTATTGATTTTATAGATGTTTTACAAAAAACAGAAATGTTAAATGAGTTATTCCATAAAATGATTCCTATCGGTATTATAACATCGTCGATAAGTGAATTATTAGAAATTTTTATGCAGCAGCAGGAACTTATCTGGAAAAAGAAAGTGAAAAAAATAGGTATTTTTATCCAACTGCTTTCTTATAGCTTTGTTGCGATTTTAGTGCTGGTTGTTTATCAGCTGATGCTGCTGCCCCTATCTATGCTGGAACAATTTTGA
- the comGC gene encoding competence type IV pilus major pilin ComGC codes for MKKDDGFTILEMMIVLSVIALIFLLTLPNIQQKEDIIRNKGCEALTEVVNSQILLYEIENLSPPTTIQQLISKGYLKPSQQRCPSGDKITIENGQAVVR; via the coding sequence ATGAAAAAAGATGATGGTTTTACAATATTAGAAATGATGATTGTTTTATCAGTTATTGCGTTGATTTTTCTTTTAACGCTGCCCAATATACAGCAAAAGGAAGATATTATTAGAAATAAAGGATGCGAAGCTTTGACAGAGGTTGTAAACTCACAAATTTTGTTATATGAAATTGAAAATTTATCTCCGCCTACTACGATACAGCAGCTTATTAGCAAAGGATATTTAAAGCCAAGTCAGCAGCGCTGTCCAAGTGGAGATAAAATTACAATTGAAAATGGACAAGCTGTTGTCAGATAA
- a CDS encoding prepilin-type N-terminal cleavage/methylation domain-containing protein: MEIKLQLKMDKLLSDKGFTLLEMILVLSVVCVLLLFGGAIVSKNKTAFIYQMKIIRENITETQIKAVSEKDRKQIQFLSDRVLIDDKILKYPKEMQCSFLGFHFTEKGTISKAGTTTCTMEGITRKMVFQLGSGQSDIR; the protein is encoded by the coding sequence GTGGAGATAAAATTACAATTGAAAATGGACAAGCTGTTGTCAGATAAAGGTTTTACATTGCTGGAAATGATACTTGTTTTGAGTGTTGTTTGTGTTTTGCTGCTATTTGGCGGGGCGATTGTATCGAAAAATAAGACTGCATTTATTTATCAGATGAAAATCATAAGAGAAAATATAACAGAAACGCAGATAAAAGCTGTATCTGAAAAAGATAGAAAACAGATTCAATTTTTGTCTGATCGAGTTCTTATAGATGATAAAATTTTAAAATATCCAAAAGAAATGCAGTGTTCTTTTTTGGGTTTTCATTTTACAGAAAAAGGAACGATTTCAAAAGCAGGTACGACTACCTGTACAATGGAAGGTATAACAAGAAAGATGGTGTTTCAGCTTGGAAGTGGACAAAGTGACATCCGATAA
- a CDS encoding prepilin-type N-terminal cleavage/methylation domain-containing protein — MKDDSGFTLLEVLIALQIVLVCMLFVFPCVHAMKVLSEDSRQTDDAMALYFLRRELAAASSIHLSSSALDYEAFKEVKKLQLHNGRLVSMAGYEIFFQNIDDASFYEENNCIWVNWKRKEHVYEAILVCR, encoded by the coding sequence ATGAAAGATGATAGTGGTTTTACATTGCTGGAAGTATTAATTGCTTTACAGATTGTCCTAGTTTGTATGTTATTTGTTTTTCCTTGTGTGCATGCTATGAAAGTTTTAAGTGAAGATAGCAGACAAACAGATGATGCAATGGCTTTATATTTTCTTCGAAGAGAATTGGCGGCAGCCAGCAGTATACATCTTTCTTCATCTGCATTGGACTATGAGGCTTTCAAAGAAGTGAAAAAGCTGCAATTGCATAATGGACGTTTAGTGTCCATGGCGGGATATGAGATATTTTTTCAAAATATTGATGATGCATCTTTTTATGAAGAAAATAACTGTATATGGGTAAATTGGAAAAGAAAGGAACATGTGTATGAAGCGATTCTTGTATGCCGATGA
- the efp gene encoding elongation factor P, giving the protein MISSNDLKPGMTIQQDGELFIVLEQSQNKTARSAMVVKAKVRNLRTGSNVELSWGGGDKIQPAQIDKKEMQYLYDTEDALVFMDNETYEQIEIPKDHLKWEINFLKPNDNVNISMFEGEILGIILPDKVSLRVVECEPAVKGDTATSASKNAVLESGLEIKVPLFISQDEMIVVSTADGKYSGRAK; this is encoded by the coding sequence ATGATCAGTTCAAATGATTTGAAACCAGGTATGACCATTCAGCAGGATGGAGAGTTGTTTATTGTTTTGGAACAGAGTCAAAATAAAACTGCACGTTCTGCTATGGTTGTTAAGGCAAAAGTTAGAAATTTAAGAACAGGTTCTAATGTAGAACTATCCTGGGGAGGCGGAGATAAGATTCAGCCTGCACAGATTGATAAAAAAGAAATGCAGTATTTATATGATACAGAAGACGCATTGGTATTCATGGATAATGAAACTTACGAACAAATAGAAATTCCTAAGGATCACTTGAAATGGGAAATTAATTTCTTAAAACCAAATGATAATGTAAATATTTCGATGTTTGAAGGAGAAATTCTTGGAATTATTCTTCCAGATAAGGTGTCTTTGCGCGTAGTAGAGTGTGAACCTGCGGTAAAAGGTGATACAGCTACTTCCGCTAGTAAAAATGCTGTGCTTGAATCTGGATTGGAAATCAAAGTTCCATTGTTCATCTCTCAGGATGAAATGATCGTTGTTTCTACTGCAGATGGGAAATATTCAGGAAGAGCTAAATAG
- the cmk gene encoding (d)CMP kinase, with amino-acid sequence MKFNIAIDGPSAAGKSTIAKKLAKELGYAHLDTGAMYRCVAYFSKLKDVSFDDEEKVASLIDAMQIHFDAQGNVYLNDENVSNEIRKNEISMLTSKISAYPAVREKLVAMQQKMAEHKGYIMDGRDIGTVVLPNAEIKVYMVASVKARADRRYKEYVEKQIEADYDTIYKDIEQRDYQDMNRKTSPLKKADDAVEIDTSDMSIEEVVNTIRRLLPAEV; translated from the coding sequence ATGAAATTTAATATAGCAATTGATGGACCAAGTGCAGCTGGTAAAAGTACAATTGCGAAGAAACTGGCAAAAGAATTAGGGTATGCACATTTAGATACAGGAGCGATGTATCGCTGTGTTGCTTACTTTTCAAAATTAAAAGATGTTTCTTTTGATGATGAAGAAAAAGTGGCTTCTTTGATTGATGCTATGCAGATTCACTTTGATGCACAGGGAAATGTATATCTTAATGATGAGAATGTGTCTAATGAAATACGTAAAAACGAAATTTCCATGTTGACAAGTAAAATTTCTGCTTATCCTGCGGTAAGAGAAAAACTTGTTGCTATGCAGCAGAAAATGGCAGAGCATAAAGGATATATAATGGATGGAAGAGATATTGGAACCGTTGTTTTACCAAATGCAGAAATAAAAGTATATATGGTGGCAAGTGTTAAAGCTCGCGCAGATCGTAGATATAAAGAATATGTAGAAAAACAAATAGAAGCAGATTACGATACGATTTATAAAGATATCGAACAGCGTGATTATCAGGACATGAATCGCAAAACATCACCATTAAAAAAAGCAGATGATGCTGTTGAAATAGATACATCAGATATGAGTATTGAGGAAGTTGTAAATACGATTCGCAGACTGCTTCCAGCAGAAGTTTAA